The following proteins come from a genomic window of Proteiniphilum propionicum:
- the nadB gene encoding L-aspartate oxidase, whose translation MVYRYDFLVIGSGIAGMSFALKVAKQGRVAIVAKNSLEDANTFYAQGGIASVTNPWDNFEKHIADTLDAGGGLCDVRVVEKVVREAPAQIKELISWGVDFDKDDKGNFDLHREGGHSEFRILHHKDSTGAEIQVSLIEAVRNHPNIDVLDHHFAIEILTQHHLGQVVTRHTPGIECYGAYILDQDTNEIDTFLSRVTMMATGGIGSVYQTTTNPLVATGDGIAMVARAKGEIKGMEFVQFHPTALYHPGARPSFLITEAMRGYGGILKTIEGKEFMHKYDKRGSLAPRDIVARAIDTEMKERGYEHVYLDVTHKDPEETRNHFPGIYKKCLSYSIDITKDMIPVAPAAHYLCGGIKVNINGETSIGRLYANGECACTGLHGANRLASNSLIEAVVFADAAARHSLPLFKKFGFQENIPPWNAEGTTSPEEMVLITQSYKEVGQIMSSYVGIVRSDLRLQRALDRLDILFRETEDFFQRSVVSRDICELRNIIKVGYMVIKQAMARKESRGLHFTIDYPFQDPDSVL comes from the coding sequence ATGGTTTACAGGTATGATTTTCTGGTAATTGGTTCAGGTATTGCCGGAATGAGCTTTGCACTGAAAGTGGCAAAGCAGGGAAGAGTGGCAATTGTAGCGAAAAATTCGCTTGAGGATGCAAATACATTTTATGCACAGGGAGGAATAGCTTCGGTAACAAATCCATGGGACAATTTTGAGAAACATATCGCTGATACACTTGACGCCGGTGGTGGCCTCTGTGATGTTCGTGTAGTGGAGAAAGTGGTTCGTGAAGCACCCGCTCAAATAAAGGAGTTGATTAGCTGGGGGGTGGATTTCGATAAAGACGACAAGGGAAATTTCGACCTTCATCGAGAAGGCGGCCATTCTGAATTTCGAATACTTCATCATAAAGACAGTACCGGAGCGGAAATACAGGTAAGTTTGATAGAAGCTGTCCGGAATCATCCCAATATTGATGTGTTAGATCATCATTTCGCTATAGAAATACTTACTCAGCATCATTTAGGACAGGTGGTAACGCGTCATACACCCGGTATTGAGTGTTACGGAGCCTATATCCTTGATCAGGATACCAACGAAATTGATACATTCCTTTCGCGTGTTACAATGATGGCTACCGGTGGTATCGGGTCGGTCTATCAAACAACAACCAATCCGCTTGTTGCTACAGGTGATGGCATTGCTATGGTAGCACGGGCAAAGGGTGAGATAAAAGGAATGGAGTTTGTGCAGTTTCATCCCACGGCACTTTATCATCCCGGAGCACGTCCTTCTTTTCTTATAACAGAGGCTATGCGAGGTTATGGGGGGATACTAAAAACGATTGAGGGTAAGGAGTTTATGCATAAATATGATAAACGGGGGTCACTCGCGCCTCGCGATATAGTAGCAAGGGCAATTGATACGGAGATGAAAGAACGTGGTTATGAACATGTTTATTTGGATGTTACACATAAAGACCCTGAAGAGACCCGTAATCACTTTCCAGGCATCTACAAAAAATGTCTCTCCTATAGTATAGATATTACAAAAGATATGATTCCGGTTGCTCCCGCTGCGCATTATTTGTGCGGAGGTATAAAGGTCAATATAAACGGAGAAACAAGCATTGGCCGTTTGTATGCAAACGGAGAGTGTGCCTGTACCGGCCTTCATGGTGCTAACAGGCTTGCCTCCAACTCGTTAATAGAGGCAGTTGTTTTTGCTGACGCAGCAGCCAGGCATTCGCTCCCTCTCTTCAAAAAATTTGGGTTTCAGGAGAATATACCGCCATGGAATGCAGAAGGGACAACATCACCTGAAGAGATGGTGCTTATTACGCAGAGTTATAAGGAGGTAGGGCAGATTATGTCGTCTTATGTGGGAATAGTACGTTCAGATCTTCGTCTGCAGCGTGCATTGGACAGGTTGGATATTCTGTTCAGGGAGACAGAGGATTTTTTCCAGCGCTCAGTAGTGTCACGCGATATTTGTGAATTGCGTAATATTATAAAAGTGGGTTATATGGTCATTAAACAGGCCATGGCCAGAAAGGAGAGTAGGGGATTGCACTTTACAATAGATTACCCTTTTCAGGATCCGGACTCTGTCCTTTAA
- the folP gene encoding dihydropteroate synthase, with product MKKGRMKKTINIKGELIDLSTPLVMGIVNITPDSFFSGSRKNSETEIIERCHQILEEGGTIIDIGAQSTTPASSFLTANEEAGRLMPALKLVRNEFPDAIISVDTFHADVAKQSVEKYGVNIINDISGGQIDSRMFPVVAELNVPYILMHMRGVPQTMQQFTDYENFIQEILYYFSERKAKLNLLGVNDIIIDPGFGFSKTLSQNYELMAYLKYFHIFEEPILVGISRKSMIYKLLQSTPEGSLNGTSVLNTVALLSGASFLRVHDVKEAVECIRIVGKIAEFDT from the coding sequence ATGAAAAAAGGAAGAATGAAGAAAACCATTAACATAAAAGGAGAGTTGATAGATCTCTCCACACCATTGGTGATGGGGATTGTAAATATTACTCCAGATTCTTTTTTCTCCGGAAGCAGAAAGAACTCGGAAACCGAGATTATAGAAAGGTGCCATCAGATACTTGAAGAGGGTGGAACCATTATCGATATAGGGGCACAGTCCACTACCCCGGCTTCTTCTTTCCTAACGGCAAATGAGGAGGCTGGAAGACTGATGCCTGCACTGAAGTTGGTGCGAAATGAATTTCCCGATGCCATAATCTCCGTTGATACCTTTCATGCTGATGTGGCAAAGCAATCGGTAGAGAAGTATGGAGTGAACATAATAAATGATATTTCGGGGGGCCAGATAGATAGCCGCATGTTCCCGGTTGTGGCAGAACTGAATGTGCCTTATATACTTATGCATATGAGAGGAGTACCTCAAACAATGCAACAGTTTACAGATTATGAAAATTTTATTCAGGAGATTCTCTACTATTTTTCAGAACGCAAGGCAAAGCTGAATCTCCTTGGAGTTAACGATATAATTATTGATCCGGGTTTCGGATTTAGTAAAACCCTATCTCAAAACTATGAATTGATGGCTTATCTGAAATATTTTCATATCTTTGAAGAGCCGATACTGGTAGGTATATCGAGAAAGTCGATGATCTACAAGTTGCTCCAATCCACTCCGGAAGGAAGTCTAAACGGCACATCAGTGCTTAATACAGTTGCCCTGCTCTCCGGTGCCTCTTTCTTACGGGTTCACGATGTGAAAGAGGCTGTGGAATGCATAAGAATTGTCGGGAAGATAGCAGAATTTGACACATAA
- the cdaA gene encoding diadenylate cyclase CdaA, which translates to MFAHFGIKDFIDVLLVAFLLYYLFRLVKISGLRPLFIGILVFMVIWILVSRVFNMVLLGSILDQFVSVGLFLLVILFQDEIRRFLMSLGSKRGWNFITKLFFPSEKQKKDNSHLTAIVLACMNMSRANTGALIAIQGDIHLGLYEQTGEIVNADISSRLVENIFFKNSPLHDGAMIVVGTKIKAAGCILPISQNPNIPTHLGLRHRAGLGISQETDAKVIIVSEERGKISFASQGRLKMNISPEDLQRLLIEE; encoded by the coding sequence ATGTTTGCACACTTCGGAATAAAAGATTTCATAGACGTACTTCTGGTAGCGTTTCTTCTTTATTACCTCTTCAGGCTGGTAAAAATTTCCGGCTTACGTCCTCTGTTCATTGGGATTCTGGTGTTTATGGTGATCTGGATTCTGGTGTCTCGAGTTTTCAATATGGTTCTGCTAGGTTCCATTCTCGATCAGTTTGTGAGTGTGGGATTGTTCTTGCTTGTAATTCTTTTCCAGGATGAGATACGCCGTTTTCTGATGTCTTTAGGATCTAAAAGAGGATGGAATTTCATCACCAAGCTGTTTTTTCCAAGTGAAAAGCAGAAGAAAGACAACTCTCATCTTACTGCTATAGTGCTTGCCTGCATGAATATGTCGAGAGCCAATACCGGTGCACTTATAGCTATTCAGGGCGACATTCATTTGGGACTTTATGAACAGACTGGAGAAATTGTGAATGCTGATATATCATCGCGGCTAGTAGAGAATATTTTTTTTAAAAACAGTCCATTGCACGATGGCGCAATGATTGTTGTAGGAACAAAAATCAAGGCTGCCGGATGCATACTGCCCATTTCTCAAAATCCAAATATTCCAACTCATCTAGGGTTGAGGCATAGAGCCGGGTTAGGCATCTCACAGGAGACTGATGCTAAAGTTATCATTGTTTCAGAAGAGAGGGGTAAGATTTCATTTGCTTCACAGGGACGCCTGAAGATGAATATTTCTCCAGAAGACCTTCAACGCTTGTTGATAGAGGAATAA
- the recF gene encoding DNA replication/repair protein RecF (All proteins in this family for which functions are known are DNA-binding proteins that assist the filamentation of RecA onto DNA for the initiation of recombination or recombinational repair.), translated as MILKELSIINYKNLAQAELQFSPKINCFIGDNGMGKTNLLDAVYYLSFCRSYTNPVDSQIIKHDEDVCMLQGRYEFEDASNEEIYCGIRRRQKKQFKRNKKEYERLSDHIGLIPLVMVSPADNELITGVSEVRRKFMDIAVSQFDKEYLRALVRYTKALQQRNVLLKNEERYIDFTLLELWEDQMVEDGTFIYRKRKDFIREFTPIFNDFYSRISQSGESVSFDYISPLNDGDFSKMLYSNRQRDIILGHTTVGVHRDELEMLLNGYPIKKVGSQGQNKTYFVSLKLAQFHFLLQTGNTTPILLLDDIFDRLDANRVEEIVKLVSGPGFGQIFISDTNRGSLDKILERIHNSSQIFSVVDGEIKPMND; from the coding sequence ATGATATTAAAAGAACTGTCAATAATAAATTATAAGAACCTTGCCCAGGCAGAACTGCAATTTTCTCCGAAGATAAACTGTTTTATAGGTGACAATGGAATGGGGAAAACAAACTTGCTTGATGCGGTCTATTACCTGTCGTTCTGCAGAAGTTATACCAATCCTGTCGATTCTCAGATTATCAAGCATGATGAGGATGTATGCATGTTGCAGGGAAGATACGAGTTCGAAGATGCTTCGAATGAAGAGATATATTGTGGAATACGTAGAAGGCAGAAAAAGCAGTTTAAGCGTAACAAGAAGGAGTATGAAAGGCTTTCTGATCATATTGGCTTGATTCCTCTGGTAATGGTGTCTCCGGCCGATAACGAACTGATTACCGGGGTAAGCGAAGTGCGCCGCAAGTTTATGGACATTGCCGTATCCCAGTTTGATAAAGAGTATCTTCGTGCACTGGTAAGATATACGAAAGCTCTGCAGCAAAGGAATGTGCTTCTGAAAAACGAAGAGAGGTATATAGATTTTACCTTGCTTGAACTCTGGGAAGATCAAATGGTTGAAGATGGCACATTCATTTACCGAAAGAGGAAAGATTTTATCAGGGAATTTACACCTATCTTCAACGATTTTTACTCCCGGATCAGTCAATCGGGTGAGAGTGTTTCATTCGATTATATTTCTCCGTTAAATGATGGTGATTTTAGCAAAATGCTATACTCAAACCGGCAGCGTGACATAATACTTGGGCACACTACTGTGGGTGTACACCGTGATGAGCTTGAGATGCTGTTAAATGGTTACCCCATAAAAAAAGTGGGCTCTCAAGGTCAGAACAAAACATATTTTGTATCACTCAAGTTGGCACAATTTCATTTTCTGTTGCAAACAGGGAATACTACTCCAATATTGTTGCTCGATGATATTTTCGACAGGCTTGATGCCAACAGGGTGGAAGAGATTGTTAAACTTGTTTCGGGCCCTGGGTTTGGACAAATTTTCATATCTGACACCAATAGAGGCTCGCTTGATAAAATTCTGGAAAGGATACATAATTCATCTCAAATTTTCTCAGTAGTAGACGGAGAGATAAAACCTATGAATGATTAA
- a CDS encoding DUF721 domain-containing protein, with translation MLKKNTQPLSKALSDFFEENSALKNKMAEHRAIRGWGEVLGEAVSKYTGNVYFNRGVLYVQLTSAVLRAELLMNKEGLIKKLNDHAGLPIIRDIVIR, from the coding sequence ATGTTGAAGAAAAATACACAACCTTTATCGAAGGCACTTTCAGACTTTTTTGAAGAAAACAGTGCCTTGAAGAACAAGATGGCTGAACACCGCGCCATAAGAGGGTGGGGTGAAGTCCTGGGAGAGGCTGTGTCAAAATATACCGGAAATGTATATTTCAATCGGGGTGTCCTCTATGTGCAACTTACATCGGCTGTTCTTCGTGCAGAGCTGTTGATGAACAAGGAGGGGCTGATTAAAAAATTAAACGATCATGCCGGGCTTCCAATTATAAGGGATATTGTGATCAGATAA
- a CDS encoding outer membrane beta-barrel protein, with the protein MQKFYLILLLIFPLTAKAQIITYDTIRVSPNDERNIHLYQQRKKTDNKTYHSASRDNKDNHIPAFDKSKLLFGADFGLSISHNFTNIGLGPQLGYQFNNHLMAGAGIKYYYKRSKTYDYEIKNNLLGANVFGYFYPVRFITIFIQPEINYTWSELRPESHEESISSRGYAPSLVAGAGFRLESSHVTLNYDLMQHTNSPHPSGLYLGISAFF; encoded by the coding sequence ATGCAAAAGTTCTATTTAATTTTATTACTGATTTTTCCACTGACAGCTAAAGCACAGATTATCACTTACGATACAATCAGAGTATCTCCGAATGACGAACGCAATATCCATCTCTACCAACAACGAAAAAAGACGGATAATAAAACATATCATTCAGCAAGCAGAGATAATAAAGATAACCACATACCGGCATTCGATAAAAGTAAACTTCTTTTTGGTGCAGACTTTGGCCTTTCGATAAGCCATAACTTCACAAATATTGGACTAGGCCCTCAGCTGGGATATCAATTCAACAACCATTTAATGGCAGGAGCCGGGATTAAATATTATTACAAAAGGTCAAAAACGTATGATTATGAAATAAAAAACAATCTGCTTGGGGCAAACGTATTTGGTTATTTTTACCCTGTACGTTTTATCACAATATTCATACAGCCGGAGATAAACTACACCTGGTCTGAATTAAGGCCCGAATCACATGAAGAATCCATTTCTAGCAGGGGATACGCGCCGTCACTGGTAGCAGGTGCCGGATTCAGGCTTGAAAGTTCGCATGTAACATTAAACTACGACTTGATGCAACACACCAATTCACCTCATCCAAGCGGGCTTTATCTCGGTATTTCAGCATTTTTCTAA
- the secG gene encoding preprotein translocase subunit SecG — MYIFITILILLASILMILAVLVQKSKGGGLASGFSSSNQIMGVRKTTDFLEKFTWTLAGIVIVLSILTAKYTASRTNAPQSQVEVQQTAPLSPSTAPDVAPGMPVPSQVPAQPTPEEGTPAE, encoded by the coding sequence ATGTATATTTTTATTACAATCCTTATCTTGCTTGCGTCCATCCTGATGATTCTGGCTGTTTTGGTACAGAAATCGAAAGGTGGAGGCCTTGCTAGCGGCTTCTCGTCATCGAACCAGATCATGGGTGTACGGAAAACGACCGACTTCCTGGAAAAATTCACCTGGACACTGGCCGGTATTGTGATTGTTCTTAGCATCTTAACGGCTAAATACACAGCCTCACGCACAAATGCTCCACAATCACAGGTAGAAGTGCAGCAAACTGCACCGCTTAGCCCATCAACAGCTCCGGATGTGGCCCCGGGTATGCCTGTTCCTTCACAGGTGCCTGCTCAGCCTACACCCGAAGAGGGAACGCCGGCCGAGTAA
- a CDS encoding tetratricopeptide repeat protein: MQKEDLYTLISNPGTLDIATLDKLEEVINEYPYFQTSRLLLTKNLKVTDNERYNEELGRTAILCADRKRLFYHIFNDDYKGLMANQKKPDCETGDRTEELLESFLSSLSKSKPSQSCIDDAELNIVSTDYLSYLNHLGVNMVTEQAKGQKLQHHDIIDAFIEKAENDAIFIPGEKVPDSIALSSGSENEDEDETGEFLTETLAKIYIKQKKYEQALTIIKRVSLNFPKKSAYFADQIRFLELLIINDNKKNK, translated from the coding sequence ATGCAAAAAGAAGATCTGTATACTCTTATCTCCAATCCCGGCACACTGGATATCGCAACTTTGGATAAACTTGAAGAGGTGATAAATGAATACCCATATTTTCAAACTTCAAGGCTTTTGCTTACAAAGAACCTTAAAGTAACAGATAATGAAAGGTATAACGAAGAACTTGGAAGAACAGCTATTCTGTGTGCAGACAGAAAAAGACTGTTTTACCATATTTTTAATGATGATTATAAAGGACTTATGGCAAATCAGAAAAAGCCCGATTGTGAGACAGGCGACAGGACTGAGGAGCTGCTGGAGTCGTTTCTCTCATCTCTATCTAAGAGTAAACCGTCACAGTCATGCATTGATGATGCAGAGTTGAATATTGTTTCTACCGACTATTTATCATATCTCAATCATCTGGGTGTTAACATGGTGACTGAACAGGCAAAAGGCCAAAAGCTTCAGCATCACGATATCATAGATGCTTTTATAGAAAAAGCAGAAAATGACGCAATTTTTATACCAGGAGAAAAGGTTCCGGACAGTATTGCTCTGAGCTCAGGTAGTGAAAATGAAGATGAAGATGAAACAGGTGAGTTCCTGACCGAAACGCTGGCAAAAATATACATCAAACAGAAAAAATATGAGCAGGCACTCACAATAATTAAAAGAGTAAGTTTGAATTTTCCAAAAAAAAGTGCTTACTTTGCAGACCAAATTCGTTTTCTTGAGTTATTGATTATTAACGATAATAAAAAAAACAAATAA
- the lptE gene encoding LPS assembly lipoprotein LptE, with translation MKQSIYILILLFALNSCKISYSFRTASIDYNLTKTLYIGHFINQAPLVYPPLEQRFNEEMKDMFTRNTRLQLVDRNGDMEIEGEIVGYELTPLAVQEDAFASETRLTMTVRMRFRNNKTDAPEVEERFSANRTFPSNTLFDTVQDQLIKELTDEIIDQIFNATMANW, from the coding sequence ATGAAACAGAGTATTTACATTCTCATTTTGTTGTTTGCATTGAACTCATGCAAAATATCCTACTCTTTCAGGACAGCTTCTATAGATTATAATCTTACCAAAACGCTATATATAGGACATTTCATCAATCAGGCTCCACTGGTGTATCCACCTCTTGAGCAAAGATTCAATGAAGAGATGAAGGATATGTTCACCCGCAACACGCGCCTTCAGCTGGTTGACAGGAACGGCGATATGGAGATTGAGGGCGAGATAGTGGGATACGAGCTTACACCTTTGGCTGTACAAGAGGATGCTTTTGCTTCAGAAACACGACTTACCATGACTGTAAGGATGCGTTTCAGGAACAATAAGACAGATGCTCCCGAAGTTGAGGAGAGATTCTCTGCAAACAGAACCTTTCCCAGTAATACTTTGTTCGATACAGTTCAGGATCAACTTATTAAAGAGCTTACTGATGAGATTATAGATCAGATATTTAATGCTACAATGGCTAACTGGTAA
- a CDS encoding sigma-54 interaction domain-containing protein codes for MVKHSIQQVKQRFGIIGNDAMLDRAIDVALQVAPTDLSVLITGESGTGKENFPQIIHQYSNRKHGPYFAINCGSIPEGTIDSELFGHEKGSFTGATGTRKGYFEVADGGTLFLDEVGELPLSTQARLLRVLESGEFIKVGSSKVEKSNVRVVAATNLDMVKAVEIGKFREDLYYRLNSVPIRIPPLRDRKEDIPLLFRKFAGDCSEKYMMPPITLSEDGREMLKNYRWPGNVRQLKNITEQVSIIEQERMITTDILQKYLPYNEVGMLPVSVSQIQGREHKLFANEREILYQVLFDMKKDITDLKQAVKSIMKDSSHVQHSASFDSSSSDIHQSSIITNDNKRVSVPMKYEVVPQKISIDEPDKNDIQEATEYEEAALSISEVEKEMIAKALERHNGKRKLAANDLGISERTLYRKIKEYNL; via the coding sequence ATGGTAAAGCATTCAATACAACAGGTGAAACAACGTTTTGGTATCATAGGCAATGATGCCATGCTTGATCGTGCCATTGATGTAGCCTTACAGGTGGCTCCAACCGACCTGTCGGTACTTATCACCGGAGAGAGCGGAACCGGAAAAGAAAATTTTCCTCAGATCATACATCAATACAGTAACCGCAAGCATGGCCCCTACTTTGCCATAAATTGCGGGTCCATCCCCGAAGGGACCATTGATTCGGAACTTTTCGGACACGAAAAAGGCTCTTTCACAGGTGCTACGGGAACCAGGAAAGGCTACTTTGAAGTAGCCGATGGAGGTACACTCTTCCTTGATGAAGTAGGAGAACTGCCTCTTTCAACTCAGGCACGCCTTCTCCGAGTGCTGGAAAGCGGAGAGTTTATAAAAGTAGGCTCATCGAAGGTTGAAAAAAGTAATGTTCGTGTAGTCGCTGCCACCAACCTCGATATGGTGAAAGCTGTAGAGATAGGGAAATTTCGCGAAGACCTCTATTATCGCCTGAACTCGGTGCCTATACGCATCCCCCCGTTGCGCGACAGGAAAGAAGATATCCCTCTCCTGTTCCGTAAGTTCGCAGGCGACTGCAGTGAAAAATATATGATGCCACCCATCACTCTTTCGGAAGATGGCAGGGAGATGCTGAAGAACTATCGCTGGCCAGGCAATGTCCGTCAATTGAAAAATATAACTGAACAGGTTTCGATCATCGAACAAGAACGCATGATCACAACTGATATCCTTCAGAAGTATCTGCCTTACAACGAAGTAGGCATGCTGCCTGTTTCGGTTTCCCAGATTCAGGGAAGGGAGCATAAACTGTTTGCAAACGAACGCGAGATTCTTTACCAAGTGCTTTTCGATATGAAAAAAGATATTACCGATCTCAAACAGGCAGTTAAGAGTATTATGAAAGATTCATCACACGTTCAGCATTCAGCATCTTTCGACTCCTCATCCTCCGATATCCACCAGTCGTCAATTATTACAAATGACAATAAAAGGGTGTCAGTACCCATGAAATATGAAGTTGTCCCACAAAAAATATCCATTGACGAGCCCGACAAGAATGATATCCAGGAAGCTACTGAATATGAAGAGGCCGCATTATCAATCAGCGAGGTAGAGAAAGAGATGATAGCTAAAGCACTGGAACGCCATAACGGAAAGAGGAAACTTGCCGCAAACGACTTGGGTATCTCGGAACGTACTCTTTATCGCAAAATCAAGGAGTACAACCTATAA
- a CDS encoding 1-acyl-sn-glycerol-3-phosphate acyltransferase, whose amino-acid sequence MKDALISREDLRKLHPVFRGKYGDKIIDFGVKISALHVPNEIYNRSKHLTGPAFCKDVLDNLEIIRTIKNLEILDNCKGSPFITVSNHAYGHIDGIAAIETVGSHVENYKMMVNVILGLIDTMAENFITVNPMKYAEKNSITYAGIRESISHVRKGYPLGFFPAGAVSNMVLKNGKIVIEDREWQPAVLKIIQKVKVPVIPMHISGRNSLSFYFSRIFGWKVRNLRLCHEMYNKKGKEIVITFGEPITPDVIELFEDDTKSLGEFLKAKTYALGKK is encoded by the coding sequence ATGAAAGATGCATTAATTAGCCGCGAAGACCTGAGGAAGCTGCATCCCGTGTTCCGTGGAAAATATGGAGATAAGATCATCGATTTTGGTGTAAAAATATCTGCCTTACATGTTCCGAATGAGATTTACAATAGATCAAAACACCTTACAGGCCCGGCTTTCTGCAAGGATGTTTTGGATAATCTGGAAATTATCAGGACTATCAAAAATTTGGAAATTCTGGATAACTGCAAGGGCAGCCCTTTTATTACTGTATCAAATCATGCCTACGGACATATCGATGGTATTGCAGCTATCGAGACGGTAGGCAGCCATGTGGAGAATTACAAAATGATGGTAAACGTAATTCTGGGATTAATTGACACTATGGCAGAGAATTTTATTACAGTTAATCCGATGAAATATGCAGAAAAGAACAGTATCACCTATGCCGGCATAAGAGAAAGCATTTCGCATGTGCGGAAAGGGTATCCGCTTGGTTTTTTCCCTGCTGGAGCAGTGTCAAATATGGTTTTAAAAAATGGGAAAATCGTTATAGAAGACCGGGAGTGGCAGCCGGCTGTACTGAAGATTATTCAAAAGGTAAAGGTACCCGTTATCCCAATGCATATATCAGGCAGAAACAGCCTTTCGTTCTATTTTTCGAGAATATTCGGATGGAAAGTCCGAAACCTCAGGTTATGCCACGAAATGTATAACAAAAAAGGGAAAGAGATAGTCATCACCTTCGGTGAACCCATTACACCCGATGTTATTGAACTGTTTGAAGATGACACTAAAAGCCTGGGAGAATTTCTGAAAGCAAAAACATACGCTTTAGGAAAAAAATAA
- the glmM gene encoding phosphoglucosamine mutase: MTLIKSISGIRGTIGGATGNNLTPLDIVKFTAAYATFIKNSLQVKKPVIVVGRDARISGEMVHRIVTGALMGMGCNVTDIGMATTPTTEIAVIKENASGGIIITASHNPKQWNALKLLNNKGEFLNADEGQQILAIAEEEDFAFSQVDDLGIITQKQYLHEHIQSVLSLELVDKEAIKAANFRVAIDCVNSVGGIAIPELLYALGVKEIFKLHCAPHGNFSHNPEPLPQHLTELSSLTRSSKANVGFAVDPDVDRLAIYCENGEPFGEEYTLVAVSDYVLQNTPGNTVSNLSSSRALRDVTLERGGEYHAAAVGEVNVVARMKEVNAVIGGEGNGGVIYPASHYGRDALVGVALFLTHLAKSGKKPSELKKIYPSYYMAKQKVELTPEIDTDSVLEKMKEKFSDQQVTDIDGVKIDFPDKWVHLRKSNTEPIIRVYSEAHSMEEAEEIGKDIINLIKELT, from the coding sequence ATGACATTGATTAAATCCATATCCGGCATCAGAGGGACAATAGGTGGTGCAACAGGAAACAACCTCACTCCACTCGACATAGTGAAGTTTACTGCTGCCTATGCAACATTTATTAAAAATTCATTACAGGTGAAGAAACCTGTAATAGTAGTAGGCCGCGATGCCCGAATCTCAGGTGAGATGGTACACCGCATAGTCACTGGGGCCCTCATGGGGATGGGCTGCAACGTAACTGATATTGGAATGGCTACTACCCCCACAACAGAGATAGCAGTAATAAAGGAAAACGCCTCCGGAGGAATAATTATCACGGCTAGTCATAACCCAAAGCAGTGGAATGCGCTGAAACTCCTTAATAACAAAGGGGAATTTCTTAATGCGGATGAGGGGCAACAGATTCTCGCCATTGCCGAAGAAGAAGATTTTGCATTCTCTCAGGTAGATGATCTGGGTATAATTACACAGAAGCAATATCTTCACGAACATATTCAAAGTGTTCTGTCCCTGGAACTGGTAGATAAAGAAGCTATTAAAGCTGCCAATTTCCGTGTAGCCATAGATTGTGTAAACTCTGTAGGAGGAATTGCAATCCCTGAATTACTCTATGCCTTAGGAGTTAAAGAGATATTTAAGCTTCACTGTGCACCACATGGTAATTTCTCACATAATCCTGAGCCACTACCTCAACACCTGACAGAGCTCTCTTCACTTACAAGAAGCTCTAAGGCAAACGTTGGATTCGCGGTTGACCCTGACGTGGACCGGCTTGCCATCTATTGTGAAAATGGTGAACCTTTTGGCGAAGAGTATACACTTGTAGCCGTTTCAGACTACGTTTTGCAAAATACTCCGGGCAACACTGTCTCCAACCTGAGCTCAAGCCGCGCCTTAAGAGATGTCACACTTGAGAGAGGCGGAGAATACCATGCGGCAGCCGTTGGTGAGGTTAATGTTGTTGCCAGGATGAAAGAGGTGAACGCTGTGATTGGTGGAGAAGGTAACGGAGGGGTTATCTATCCCGCCTCACACTACGGACGGGACGCACTTGTTGGTGTTGCTCTTTTTCTTACACACCTCGCTAAATCGGGTAAGAAACCATCTGAGCTGAAAAAGATATATCCCTCATACTATATGGCTAAACAGAAGGTAGAACTCACACCCGAAATAGATACTGACTCTGTTCTTGAAAAGATGAAAGAAAAATTCAGCGACCAGCAGGTAACTGATATCGATGGAGTGAAGATAGATTTTCCGGACAAATGGGTCCACTTGAGAAAGTCCAATACTGAACCAATTATACGCGTTTACTCTGAGGCACACTCTATGGAGGAGGCAGAAGAGATAGGTAAAGATATAATAAACCTTATTAAAGAACTCACCTAA